In Acidobacteriota bacterium, the following proteins share a genomic window:
- a CDS encoding choice-of-anchor D domain-containing protein, which produces MFKENSVRLKCSTVAHKEPTESPWALRWGRCFVSLGLFGLAFIGLGLALNTAQASSLHESPNPKVWSSRYARLPLSFESNHGQTDSRVKFLARGQNYTLFLTGHEAVLALNPGNSGRTGKQPASSAVVRFRLLGSASTVHVAGQDLLGGTSNYFVGNDPRQWHSRIPNYARVRYHQVYPGIDLVYYGNQGTLENDFVVSAGADPNSIRIGLEGVEKLRLDPSGNLVLNVNGGELQLRQPHAYQGNNPVPVKYVLRAGNEVGLRLGAYNHRHPLVIDPVLAYSTYFGGSGGDIGYGIAVDSSGNAYVTGISNSSNFPTSSGSPSGTYGGSGDVFILKLNPAGSTSTPQLVYSTYLGGNGTDSGNAIAVDAGGDAYVTGSTTSTNFTTTNGVFQAAYGGGGDAFVAELNSTGSGLVYSSYLGGSGADAGQGIAVDSSNNAYITGSTQSANFPTVTPLQALNAGSSDAFVAKVDFTGTKLLYSTYLGGSKADVGQSIKVDGSGNAYVAGYTFSTDYPVMRPVQGSNAGTVNAFVTELNPAGSAITFSTYLGGTGDDRAFGLALDATGNIYIAGGSQSTNFPTTVGVIQGANHGLSDAFAAKMNPAGPALVYSTLLGGGGVDQANGIAVDSSGDAFVTGFTNSSNFPTFSPIQAVLGITGGSSCGANACSDAFVSELNPAATALVESTYLGGSGADFGQAIALSTAGVPYVTGTTSSTNFPATAGAYQASLTGVAGNVFVAEIKPDNTPGISIVPQLVDFGNQTLNVRSAVNTVAVTNEGTAPLSITQISFTETDSGGSNDFAETDNCIGTVAASGGTCNINITFTPGSAAAKTGTFSITDNAAGSPHVIKVKGTGVTSATAVTVTPSSLSFGNVTVGSVSSAQTVTITNTGTTTLNITGITTTGDFSQTNTCGALLNVLNVGQSCTASVTFAPTVSGARAGALAISDNAAGSPQTAALSGTGVAQFTISSSSPNVTTLVGTTSATFTIAASAPSSFTGSITLSCPSSLTCSFNPANIFAGQTSTLTVNGLTASMANPFAFAVAGTSGSQSATANLNVLFADYNLSASPALNTIVAGAAATYTIALTPINGFNSQVQLACGNGMPPGATCTFSNASVTPSGAVSSVTLTIQTTKNASLPPPPVVPPGMVPPLMLFLFVSVLAGVFILDRNRNRFPALAGRRWVLVQISTLCLLILCETFLVSCRSTPTTTGSTTGNYIITVNGTLGSNSSIVRSTTVDLSVT; this is translated from the coding sequence ATGTTCAAGGAGAACAGTGTGAGATTGAAATGTTCTACTGTGGCCCACAAGGAGCCCACTGAATCACCATGGGCGCTCCGGTGGGGGCGTTGTTTTGTAAGTCTCGGCCTTTTTGGGCTGGCGTTCATCGGGCTGGGTTTGGCGCTGAACACTGCTCAGGCTTCTTCTCTCCACGAGTCCCCCAACCCGAAAGTGTGGAGCAGCCGCTACGCCCGGCTGCCGCTCAGCTTCGAGTCGAACCACGGGCAGACTGACTCGCGCGTCAAGTTCCTCGCCCGGGGGCAGAATTACACGTTGTTTCTGACCGGGCATGAAGCGGTGCTGGCTCTCAATCCCGGAAATTCCGGCCGTACAGGAAAGCAGCCGGCTTCTTCCGCTGTGGTACGCTTCCGGCTGCTCGGGTCCGCCAGCACAGTCCACGTTGCCGGCCAGGACCTGCTGGGAGGGACCAGCAACTATTTCGTCGGGAACGACCCGCGTCAATGGCACAGCCGGATTCCGAATTATGCGAGAGTCCGATACCACCAGGTGTATCCCGGCATCGACCTCGTTTATTACGGCAATCAGGGAACACTGGAGAACGATTTCGTGGTGTCTGCGGGTGCTGATCCGAACTCAATCCGCATCGGCCTGGAGGGCGTGGAAAAACTGCGTCTGGACCCCTCCGGAAACCTCGTTCTGAACGTCAACGGAGGAGAGCTTCAACTCCGGCAGCCCCACGCCTATCAGGGGAACAACCCTGTGCCGGTCAAATACGTGCTTAGGGCAGGCAATGAGGTCGGGCTGAGGCTTGGAGCCTACAATCATCGCCATCCGCTGGTGATTGACCCGGTCCTTGCGTACTCCACCTATTTCGGGGGCAGTGGCGGTGACATCGGGTACGGCATTGCTGTCGATTCATCCGGGAACGCTTATGTCACGGGAATTTCAAATTCTTCCAATTTCCCCACATCGTCAGGCTCACCCAGCGGGACCTATGGCGGCAGTGGCGACGTGTTTATCTTGAAGCTGAATCCGGCTGGCTCGACATCCACGCCACAACTGGTTTACTCCACGTACCTTGGCGGGAACGGAACGGATTCCGGCAATGCCATCGCGGTGGACGCCGGCGGTGATGCCTACGTCACCGGCAGCACAACTTCCACGAACTTTACAACCACTAATGGCGTATTCCAGGCAGCCTACGGAGGCGGCGGCGACGCTTTTGTGGCCGAGCTGAACAGCACGGGCAGTGGACTGGTTTATTCCTCTTACCTGGGTGGGTCCGGGGCCGACGCCGGCCAGGGCATTGCCGTCGATTCCTCAAACAATGCCTACATTACAGGCTCTACGCAGTCAGCAAATTTTCCGACGGTTACTCCATTGCAGGCGCTCAACGCTGGATCATCAGACGCCTTTGTTGCCAAAGTGGATTTTACCGGTACAAAACTCCTCTATTCCACTTACCTGGGCGGCTCGAAGGCCGATGTGGGCCAGAGCATCAAGGTTGACGGTTCCGGGAACGCTTACGTGGCAGGATACACGTTCTCCACGGATTATCCCGTCATGCGCCCGGTCCAGGGCTCCAATGCCGGGACGGTGAACGCCTTTGTTACTGAGCTGAATCCGGCCGGTTCGGCCATCACCTTTTCCACGTACCTGGGGGGAACTGGAGACGATCGCGCCTTCGGATTGGCCCTGGATGCGACCGGGAATATCTATATTGCCGGCGGGTCGCAGTCGACTAACTTCCCCACAACGGTTGGCGTGATTCAGGGCGCCAACCATGGGCTATCTGACGCTTTTGCCGCCAAGATGAATCCCGCGGGACCGGCCCTTGTCTACTCCACATTGCTCGGCGGAGGCGGCGTCGACCAGGCCAATGGAATCGCCGTGGACTCTTCGGGAGATGCTTTCGTTACCGGTTTTACGAATTCCAGCAATTTTCCAACCTTCAGCCCCATCCAGGCCGTGCTGGGAATCACCGGAGGCAGTTCATGCGGCGCCAACGCGTGCTCGGACGCTTTTGTCTCAGAGCTGAACCCCGCGGCTACCGCATTGGTTGAGTCAACCTACCTGGGAGGTAGCGGCGCTGATTTTGGCCAGGCGATCGCTCTCAGTACGGCGGGGGTCCCTTACGTCACCGGAACCACTTCCTCGACCAACTTCCCGGCGACCGCCGGGGCTTATCAAGCCAGTCTGACAGGCGTTGCTGGCAACGTGTTCGTCGCAGAAATTAAACCGGACAACACCCCGGGCATTTCGATTGTGCCCCAACTCGTCGACTTCGGGAACCAGACCTTGAATGTCCGCAGCGCCGTTAACACCGTCGCCGTCACAAACGAAGGGACCGCGCCCCTGAGCATCACCCAGATCAGTTTTACTGAAACAGATTCGGGCGGGTCCAATGACTTTGCCGAGACGGACAATTGCATTGGGACTGTGGCCGCGAGCGGCGGCACTTGCAACATCAATATTACTTTCACCCCGGGGTCAGCGGCCGCCAAGACCGGGACGTTCAGCATCACCGACAATGCAGCAGGAAGCCCGCACGTCATCAAGGTTAAGGGCACCGGTGTTACTTCAGCGACTGCAGTCACCGTGACGCCTTCCAGCCTTTCATTTGGTAACGTGACCGTGGGCAGCGTAAGCTCCGCTCAAACGGTGACCATCACGAACACCGGCACGACTACTCTGAACATTACGGGCATTACCACCACTGGTGATTTCTCACAAACGAATACTTGCGGCGCGTTGCTGAATGTTTTGAATGTCGGCCAAAGCTGCACGGCCAGCGTTACGTTTGCTCCCACGGTCAGCGGCGCCCGGGCCGGCGCACTAGCCATCAGCGATAACGCTGCGGGAAGCCCTCAAACCGCTGCTCTTTCGGGCACCGGCGTCGCTCAGTTTACGATTTCTTCATCCTCTCCAAACGTAACGACGCTGGTCGGGACCACTTCCGCAACTTTCACGATTGCCGCTTCGGCGCCCAGCAGTTTTACAGGCAGTATCACTCTCTCCTGCCCGTCCAGCCTGACCTGTTCCTTTAATCCGGCAAACATTTTCGCGGGGCAGACCAGCACTCTGACGGTCAACGGGCTTACGGCGTCCATGGCAAATCCGTTCGCTTTTGCCGTAGCCGGCACGAGCGGTTCACAGAGCGCCACGGCCAATCTGAATGTGCTGTTTGCAGACTATAACCTGTCAGCCTCTCCGGCGCTCAACACCATTGTCGCGGGGGCAGCGGCAACATACACAATTGCGCTGACGCCCATTAACGGGTTCAACAGTCAGGTGCAGCTTGCATGCGGAAACGGCATGCCTCCCGGAGCGACTTGCACTTTCTCAAACGCGTCGGTGACTCCAAGCGGCGCAGTTTCCTCCGTCACTCTAACAATCCAGACCACCAAGAATGCAAGCCTTCCGCCGCCACCGGTTGTTCCGCCGGGCATGGTTCCACCCCTGATGTTGTTCCTCTTTGTTTCTGTTCTGGCGGGGGTGTTTATTCTGGACCGTAACCGCAATCGGTTTCCTGCATTGGCCGGAAGGCGCTGGGTGCTGGTCCAGATTTCGACGCTCTGCCTGCTGATCCTGTGTGAGACCTTCCTGGTTTCCTGCCGAAGCACGCCGACAACAACAGGATCGACAACTGGAAACTACATCATCACGGTCAACGGGACGCTCGGCTCCAATTCATCCATTGTCAGGAGCACGACAGTCGATCTTTCCGTGACATAA
- the metH gene encoding methionine synthase yields the protein MSAIERCDNPLESILRERIVVLDGAMGTMIQARKLAEADYRGTQFAGHSRDLRLNNDVLSITQPHIIENIHQQYLQAGADIIETNTFNANAISMAEYGLQNHIRELNTASAAVARDAAEKFSAENPGRRIFVAGSMGPTSRTASVSQDVANPAERGTSFEQLRAAYYEQASALVEGGVDLLLLETIFDTLNAKAALFAIEQYFEESGRRVPVMVSVTIVDQSGRTLSGQTIESFWISVSHIPMLSVGINCALGAKQMRPYLEELSQIAPVYISCYPNAGLPNAFGGFDETPESMARDLGEFAANGWLNIVGGCCGTTPAHIKAIAEAVRGARPHRLVQPDHATRLSGLEPLTFRPDMNFVNVGERTNVTGSPKFAKLILNGQFEEALAVARQQVEAGAQIIDINMDEGMLDSEQAMATFLNYVASEPDIARVPIMVDSSKWSVIEAGLRVVQGKGVVNSISLKEGEEAFKRQARLVRRYGAAVIVMAFDERGQADTTERKVEISTRAYRILTEEAGFPPEDIIFDPNILTIATGMEEHAHYAVNYIEATRQIKAKLPHAKVSGGVSNLSFSFRGNNAVREAMHTAFLYHAIQAGMDMGIVNAGQLGIYEEIPKDLLELVEDVILDRRTDATERLLAFADSVKQTGKREVEEDAWRKGTVDERLSHALVKGIVDYIEGDTEEARLKYGRPLAVIEGPLMAGMNVVGDLFGSGRMFLPQVVKSARVMKKSVAYLLPFLEAEKRLTGGAKAAGKIVMATVKGDVHDIGKNIVAVVLGCNNYEVVDLGVMVPCEKILKTARETGADMVGLSGLITPSLDEMVHVAREMEREGFDVPLLIGGATTSRAHTAVKIAPAYGQPVVHVLDASRAVGVVGRLASAELKPAFTAENRSSQEKLREVHLAPKSQKLRTLDEARRRRLQFDWAAYKPPQPSFTGTRAASPVPLEEIVPYIDWTPLFHVWELRGVYPRIFDKPEVGARARELFDDAGKLLDHIVEGKLLEARAVMGFFPASSVGDDIEVYADESRAAVRATFHTLRQQVEKPDGEPDLALADFIAPRETGIKDYVGAFAVTAGINIERLVERFEKEHDDYNAIMAKALADRLAEALAELTHKRAREAWGYGCEESTTYDDLIHERYRGIRPAPGYPALPDHTEKRALFDLLQAEQNASVRLTENFAMYPAASVSGLYFSHPKSRYFAVGKMGRDQVLDYQRRKGMDATIVERWLGPYLNYDPTK from the coding sequence ATGAGTGCGATCGAACGTTGTGACAATCCGCTTGAAAGCATCCTGCGGGAGCGCATTGTGGTGCTCGACGGGGCCATGGGCACCATGATCCAGGCCCGCAAGCTCGCCGAGGCGGACTACCGCGGCACGCAGTTTGCCGGCCATTCGCGCGATCTTCGGCTGAACAACGATGTGCTCAGCATTACGCAGCCTCACATCATTGAGAACATTCATCAGCAGTACCTCCAGGCGGGCGCCGACATTATTGAAACGAACACGTTCAACGCCAACGCCATTTCAATGGCGGAGTATGGCCTTCAAAATCATATCCGCGAGTTGAACACGGCGAGCGCGGCGGTGGCAAGGGACGCAGCTGAAAAGTTTAGCGCGGAGAACCCAGGCCGCCGCATTTTTGTGGCGGGCTCGATGGGACCCACCAGCCGCACAGCTTCCGTCTCCCAGGATGTTGCCAACCCTGCGGAACGTGGCACCAGCTTTGAGCAGTTGCGCGCTGCGTACTATGAGCAGGCGAGCGCGCTGGTCGAAGGCGGGGTTGATCTGCTACTGCTGGAAACCATCTTCGACACGCTCAACGCCAAAGCGGCACTGTTTGCCATCGAGCAGTACTTTGAGGAATCGGGGCGCCGCGTGCCGGTCATGGTCTCCGTAACCATTGTGGACCAGAGCGGGCGGACGCTCTCAGGCCAGACCATCGAATCCTTCTGGATTTCCGTTTCGCACATTCCCATGCTCAGCGTGGGCATCAACTGCGCGCTGGGCGCAAAGCAGATGCGGCCCTACCTCGAAGAGCTTTCACAGATTGCGCCGGTTTACATCAGTTGCTATCCGAACGCCGGCCTGCCGAATGCCTTTGGAGGGTTTGATGAAACTCCGGAAAGCATGGCGCGTGATCTGGGCGAATTTGCGGCCAACGGCTGGCTGAACATCGTCGGGGGATGCTGCGGCACAACGCCGGCGCACATCAAGGCAATCGCCGAAGCCGTGCGCGGCGCCAGGCCGCACCGCCTTGTGCAACCGGACCATGCAACGCGGCTTAGCGGCCTCGAACCGCTCACCTTCCGCCCCGACATGAATTTTGTCAATGTCGGCGAGCGGACCAACGTGACGGGCTCGCCCAAGTTTGCAAAGCTTATCCTGAACGGCCAGTTCGAAGAGGCGCTGGCCGTGGCCCGCCAGCAGGTGGAGGCCGGGGCGCAGATTATCGACATCAATATGGACGAGGGCATGCTCGATTCGGAGCAAGCCATGGCCACTTTCCTGAACTATGTCGCCTCCGAACCCGACATCGCGCGCGTTCCCATCATGGTTGACAGTTCCAAATGGAGCGTGATTGAGGCTGGACTTCGCGTCGTGCAGGGCAAGGGCGTCGTGAATTCCATCAGCCTGAAAGAAGGCGAAGAGGCGTTCAAGCGTCAGGCGCGCCTGGTGCGCCGCTACGGCGCGGCGGTGATCGTGATGGCATTTGACGAACGCGGCCAGGCCGATACCACGGAGCGGAAAGTGGAAATCTCCACGCGTGCCTACCGCATTTTGACGGAGGAAGCGGGCTTTCCACCCGAAGACATCATTTTTGATCCCAATATTCTCACCATTGCGACGGGCATGGAGGAGCATGCCCATTACGCGGTGAATTACATTGAAGCGACACGGCAGATCAAGGCGAAGCTGCCGCACGCCAAAGTGAGCGGGGGCGTCAGCAACCTTTCGTTTTCATTTCGTGGCAACAACGCGGTGCGCGAGGCGATGCACACGGCCTTCCTCTACCACGCCATTCAAGCCGGCATGGACATGGGCATCGTCAACGCAGGCCAGTTGGGCATCTATGAAGAGATCCCCAAAGACCTTCTTGAGCTGGTCGAAGACGTCATCCTGGACCGGCGCACGGATGCCACCGAACGGCTGCTCGCCTTCGCCGATTCCGTGAAGCAGACCGGCAAGCGGGAAGTTGAAGAAGACGCCTGGCGCAAGGGAACGGTGGATGAGCGCCTGTCGCACGCCCTCGTCAAGGGGATTGTTGATTACATTGAAGGCGACACGGAAGAGGCGCGCCTCAAGTATGGCCGCCCGCTGGCCGTGATCGAAGGGCCGCTGATGGCCGGCATGAACGTGGTGGGCGACCTGTTCGGCTCCGGCCGGATGTTTCTGCCGCAGGTGGTGAAAAGCGCTCGAGTGATGAAGAAGTCGGTGGCGTACCTTTTGCCTTTCCTAGAGGCCGAAAAGCGGTTGACAGGGGGAGCGAAGGCCGCCGGGAAGATTGTTATGGCCACGGTGAAGGGTGACGTGCACGACATCGGCAAAAACATCGTGGCTGTGGTGCTGGGCTGCAACAACTATGAGGTGGTGGACCTCGGCGTTATGGTGCCGTGCGAGAAAATACTGAAGACGGCACGCGAGACGGGCGCCGACATGGTGGGCCTGAGCGGCCTGATCACGCCATCCCTCGACGAGATGGTGCACGTGGCCAGGGAAATGGAGCGCGAAGGTTTTGATGTTCCGCTGCTGATTGGCGGGGCGACCACGAGCCGCGCCCACACGGCCGTCAAGATTGCCCCCGCTTATGGGCAGCCCGTTGTCCACGTGCTCGATGCATCCCGCGCCGTTGGCGTGGTGGGACGCCTGGCGAGCGCGGAGCTGAAGCCAGCGTTCACGGCCGAGAACCGAAGCTCGCAGGAAAAGCTGAGGGAAGTCCACCTGGCGCCAAAATCGCAGAAGCTGAGGACACTCGACGAAGCACGCCGCCGGAGGCTGCAATTCGATTGGGCCGCCTATAAACCGCCGCAGCCCTCATTCACGGGGACCCGCGCGGCAAGCCCCGTACCGCTCGAAGAGATTGTTCCTTACATCGATTGGACCCCGCTCTTCCACGTCTGGGAGCTGCGCGGCGTCTATCCCAGAATTTTCGACAAGCCGGAGGTGGGAGCCCGGGCCCGGGAATTGTTCGACGACGCCGGGAAGCTTCTGGACCATATTGTCGAGGGGAAGCTGCTGGAAGCGCGGGCCGTGATGGGTTTCTTCCCGGCCTCAAGCGTCGGCGACGACATCGAGGTGTATGCGGATGAATCACGCGCCGCAGTGCGGGCTACTTTCCACACCCTGCGCCAGCAGGTCGAGAAGCCCGATGGCGAGCCGGACCTTGCTCTCGCGGATTTCATTGCTCCGCGCGAGACGGGCATTAAAGACTACGTGGGCGCGTTTGCCGTGACGGCGGGGATCAACATCGAGCGGCTGGTGGAACGATTTGAGAAGGAACACGATGATTACAACGCCATCATGGCGAAGGCGCTGGCGGACCGCCTGGCCGAGGCGCTGGCGGAGCTCACTCATAAGCGGGCGCGAGAGGCGTGGGGTTACGGGTGCGAAGAGAGCACGACTTATGATGACTTAATCCACGAGCGATACCGTGGGATCCGTCCAGCCCCCGGATATCCTGCGCTGCCTGACCATACGGAAAAGCGTGCCCTGTTTGACCTGCTGCAGGCCGAGCAGAACGCCAGCGTGCGGCTGACCGAGAATTTTGCAATGTATCCCGCTGCTTCCGTGAGCGGGCTCTACTTCTCACACCCCAAATCCCGGTATTTTGCGGTCGGCAAGATGGGCCGGGACCAGGTGCTCGATTACCAGCGGCGCAAGGGCATGGATGCGACGATTGTCGAGCGGTGGCTGGGTCCCTACCTTAACTACGATCCCACAAAGTAA
- a CDS encoding glycoside hydrolase — protein MVGGEQANGCFQFHVIYVYALLAFCLTLSPACKKSAPTGPTIAVPTFTRSFTVAGQQYQYTVAGRDPDHGGTTTIPTVLVPVSLVFEGPAGKTGKNLEISAADDVQKVVQSPIFQKHAFATGNTQYGDAIQRAQFYKEATAKDWHTLLAQPGVTSPIEITIPPADGYLLTSKKTGHSLAIVDLDFVEKELFKSLAKAQARPDELVIALTKNTEFYELGDATVCCTWGAHGAKADAPSKALQPFVLSTYLDPGVVPGYSDIQPITQQVAAWMNDPLHGQQENDLPAWQRPGAKGECGGRGIGTHYRFALPTDGVPESNSTVVKATGGEYHLENVALLSWYMQNANPDTFQGAYSFPDTSVLKAAAEPCAPRRARMIANPTTLPLANPHPPNGHQLIGYWVGYSRSQTIPLRDVSPQWDVIIVAFASPVKGSTSTLHFETPAGYTKEGFKVEVAAMQRKGKKVLISLGGGGAVVTLNTAEDLKNFVDSVGAIVADYGFDGVDLDLETPSLMLGPGDTDFRKPTTPCIVNLIDAIRQLRKRFGPKFMLAEVPEGPQAPAGYVTYAGQFGSFLPVIYATRNMLAFVDVQDYNTPPLEGMDGNYYMPETADYYVAMTEMLVHGFQVGRSPNSYFPPLPSEKVAVGFLVGRSELTEIEKSVRYLITGKPFAAGEYKLQRRPGYRDFNGVMFWNIQADRAENYQMSNAIGPLLHGLPR, from the coding sequence ATGGTTGGTGGAGAACAGGCCAACGGTTGTTTCCAATTTCATGTTATTTATGTTTACGCGCTGCTGGCGTTTTGTTTGACGCTCAGCCCAGCGTGCAAAAAGAGCGCGCCCACGGGCCCGACGATTGCTGTGCCTACCTTCACACGATCGTTCACCGTTGCCGGGCAACAGTACCAATACACGGTGGCTGGCAGGGACCCTGATCACGGCGGAACGACGACCATTCCGACGGTGCTCGTCCCGGTATCGCTGGTTTTTGAGGGGCCTGCGGGCAAGACAGGGAAAAATCTGGAGATCAGCGCGGCCGATGACGTGCAAAAGGTGGTCCAGTCGCCGATCTTCCAGAAGCACGCCTTTGCGACCGGGAACACACAGTATGGTGATGCCATCCAGCGAGCGCAGTTTTACAAAGAAGCTACGGCCAAAGACTGGCACACGCTGCTGGCCCAGCCTGGCGTAACTTCTCCTATCGAGATCACGATTCCGCCCGCCGACGGATACCTGCTGACCTCGAAAAAAACCGGGCATTCGCTGGCCATTGTTGATCTGGATTTCGTCGAGAAAGAGCTGTTCAAGAGCCTCGCGAAGGCGCAGGCCAGGCCGGACGAGCTGGTGATCGCGCTGACTAAGAACACGGAGTTCTACGAGCTGGGCGACGCGACAGTTTGCTGCACCTGGGGCGCGCACGGAGCGAAGGCCGATGCGCCGTCGAAGGCCCTGCAACCGTTCGTTCTGAGCACTTATCTGGACCCCGGCGTTGTGCCCGGCTATTCCGACATTCAGCCCATCACCCAGCAGGTTGCCGCGTGGATGAACGACCCTTTGCACGGCCAGCAGGAGAATGATTTGCCGGCCTGGCAGAGGCCCGGTGCCAAGGGCGAATGCGGAGGCCGCGGCATCGGGACCCATTATCGCTTTGCGCTGCCCACCGACGGCGTGCCGGAATCGAACTCAACCGTGGTGAAGGCAACTGGCGGCGAGTATCATCTTGAGAACGTCGCCTTGCTTTCCTGGTACATGCAGAATGCTAATCCGGATACGTTCCAGGGCGCCTACAGCTTTCCTGACACGAGCGTGCTGAAAGCGGCTGCCGAACCCTGCGCGCCGCGCCGCGCACGCATGATAGCCAATCCAACAACATTGCCGCTTGCGAACCCGCACCCGCCCAACGGCCACCAGTTGATCGGTTACTGGGTGGGTTATTCCCGCTCGCAAACAATTCCGCTGCGGGATGTTTCGCCGCAGTGGGACGTTATCATCGTTGCCTTCGCCTCGCCGGTGAAGGGCTCAACCAGTACGCTGCATTTTGAAACGCCTGCGGGTTACACGAAGGAGGGTTTCAAGGTTGAGGTTGCGGCCATGCAGCGCAAGGGCAAGAAGGTCCTCATTTCACTGGGTGGCGGTGGTGCGGTTGTCACGCTGAACACGGCGGAGGACTTGAAGAATTTTGTCGATAGCGTCGGGGCCATCGTTGCGGACTATGGCTTTGACGGCGTCGATCTCGATCTTGAAACGCCGTCGCTCATGCTCGGCCCGGGAGATACGGACTTCCGCAAGCCCACCACGCCCTGCATTGTCAACCTGATCGATGCCATACGGCAGCTTCGCAAGCGCTTCGGGCCAAAGTTCATGCTGGCAGAGGTTCCCGAGGGTCCGCAGGCGCCGGCGGGGTACGTGACGTACGCGGGGCAGTTCGGCTCATTCCTGCCGGTGATTTATGCGACGCGCAACATGCTTGCATTCGTCGATGTGCAGGATTACAACACGCCGCCGCTCGAGGGGATGGACGGAAATTATTATATGCCGGAGACGGCGGATTATTATGTTGCGATGACCGAGATGCTGGTCCACGGATTCCAGGTAGGGCGAAGTCCTAATTCCTATTTCCCGCCACTGCCGTCGGAGAAGGTGGCTGTAGGTTTCCTGGTGGGGCGTTCCGAATTGACTGAAATCGAGAAATCCGTGCGCTACCTTATTACCGGCAAGCCCTTCGCAGCGGGTGAGTACAAGCTGCAACGAAGGCCCGGTTATCGTGACTTCAACGGCGTTATGTTCTGGAACATCCAGGCGGACCGGGCGGAGAATTATCAAATGTCCAACGCCATCGGCCCGCTTCTGCACGGTTTGCCGCGATAA
- a CDS encoding metal-dependent hydrolase produces the protein MIDTNVSLFRWPFRRLIGDDPAELVARLRKKGVKQAWAASFEGLFCRDVAGVNARLAAACREHGRNFLVPFGCVNPKLPGWQEDLRRCHEIHHMPGIRLHPNYHGYTLADPAFAELVRMAAGRGMLVQIALSMEDPRTQFPLMQVPPVDPTPLADLLPQFPKLRLVLLNAGYWGGAVTPHIRNIREAGNAWFDIAMNERVGGLARLIDETSSARVVFGSHYPFFYFESALLKVRGAGIPHDQELAITEGNARALLNDHA, from the coding sequence ATGATTGACACCAACGTGAGCCTGTTCCGCTGGCCGTTCCGGCGGCTGATTGGCGACGATCCAGCGGAACTCGTCGCGCGCCTCCGCAAAAAAGGAGTGAAGCAGGCGTGGGCCGCCAGCTTCGAGGGTTTGTTCTGCCGTGACGTGGCGGGCGTGAATGCGAGGCTGGCCGCGGCGTGCCGCGAGCATGGGCGGAATTTTCTGGTACCGTTCGGCTGCGTCAATCCAAAGCTGCCCGGCTGGCAGGAAGACCTGCGCCGCTGCCATGAAATCCATCACATGCCGGGAATCCGTTTGCACCCGAACTACCACGGCTACACGCTTGCCGATCCGGCATTTGCGGAACTCGTTCGAATGGCGGCGGGCCGCGGCATGCTGGTCCAGATCGCGCTTTCCATGGAAGACCCGCGCACGCAATTCCCACTGATGCAAGTGCCGCCGGTTGATCCGACTCCTCTCGCCGATTTATTGCCACAGTTTCCGAAACTGCGCCTGGTGCTGCTCAACGCGGGATATTGGGGCGGCGCTGTGACGCCTCACATCCGAAACATCAGGGAAGCCGGCAATGCATGGTTCGATATCGCCATGAATGAGCGCGTGGGAGGCCTTGCCCGCCTGATCGATGAAACTTCATCCGCGCGAGTTGTCTTTGGTTCGCACTATCCGTTCTTCTATTTTGAGTCGGCGCTGCTGAAAGTCCGGGGCGCAGGCATTCCGCACGACCAGGAGTTGGCTATTACCGAGGGAAACGCCAGAGCGCTTCTGAACGACCATGCGTAG